The stretch of DNA CAAAATTGTTCGTCTTCTTACCGACGAGGATCTGCGCATGGCGATGTCAAAACGAGCGCTCTTTACGGCGAGCGAAGAGTTCACATTATCAGAAATGGTCCGTCGCTTCTGGGAGGCAGCACATGCCGCAGCGTCAATCAAAGGACGAGTCGATGCATAGCGAGGCTAGGAATGACGAACAATCGCTTCGGCCCCTCACGCCGAGAGATGCGGATATTGCAAATGGGTGAGAATATTCTACGGAAGTTTCGGATGAAATGGGACGAATACCGGCTTCAGTTCAACCGCGATAAGTCCCATCACCTGCATCAAAAGCTCGGCAGTCGATATGGAGGCTGGTATGTTCCAGCTAACCTTCTAGATGCACAGTCAATATGTTACTGCATAGGTGCTGGCGAGGATGTCAGCTTTGATATTGAATTGATTAATAAATTTCGTTGCCATGTGTACACCTTCGATCCAACCCCAAGAGCTCAGCGTCATGTCGAGGGGCTTCGCCAGAGCATCCAAGTCCGCAAGGTACATACCGTAGAATACAGTCCTTCGGAGTCTTATCGGTGCGACTCAATCACACTTGCTAACCTTCATTTTTTCCCCTATGGGATCTGGAGGGAAGGGGGGGTGATGCGATTCTATGTACCCAGGGATTCGGCCCATGTTTCCCATTCTCTGGTCAATTTGCAGGGTACGACGGACTATTTCGAAGCAGAGTGCCGGACGCTTAAGACGGTAATGCAGGAACTCAAACATGATGCGCTTACTCTGCTCAAGCTTGATGTCGAGGGGGCCGAGTACGGCATCCTCGACTCAATGCTGGCTGACAACATATTCCCTCGGATCATATGTGTGGAATTTGACGAAGGTCGCAATGCAAAGGACAAAGACTATCGTCGTCGTATCCAGGAAGTAATTAACAAACTTAAACGGGTCGGGTATCTCGCTACTTTTTTCGACGGCTGGAACGTGACCTTTGTTGCAGAGCACAGATCAAACACCCCTCATGCCGAACCCTCAGTGATAGCGGCCGGAAAGTAGGCGCAAACTCATATGAAGATTGGAGTATTGCTCCATTCAGCATCGAACAAGGCTGGAGGCATCTTTGGTGCAACGCTCGGCCAGTATAAAGCCCTCTATCAGTATTGTGATGTGAAACCGAAAATATTTGGGCTCCACGATGAGTTGATTGAGAGAGATCGACTCCAATGGGAACCGTTGCCGCTAACAATCTCTCGTATCACTGGCCCTCGGAGCTTTGGGTATGCTCCGGAATTGGTCAGTGTTATGCAGAGGGCGGATCTAGATTTGCTTCATGTGCATGGTTTGTGGACTTATCCTGCCCTGGCGAGTTCGATATGGGCTCAACGGGAGTCAAAGCCGTACCTTACATCCATTCATGGCATGCTGGATTCATGGGCAATCAACAACTCTCGCTGGAAAAAGCGTTTAGCAGGCTGGTGGTATCAGAATAAGCACCTTCAGAATGCCTCTTGCCTCCAGGCTCTGACGGGATCGGAGGCAGACTCTATCCGTGCACTTGGATTGAGAAATCCCATCTGTTTGATTCCTTTGGGAATTGATGTCCCGGAAATAACAAGTTCTACTATTGAGCAGACATGCAGCCAGAACGTGTTGCTGTACCTAGGAAGACTTCACCCGAAAAAGGGCCTTCATAATCTGATTCATGCCTGGCAGATGGTGCATAGTAAAAAGCAGCTCGGAGCGGAACCATGGATACTACGAATCGCGGGTTGGGGTGAAGGCACGTACGAAATGACTCTCAGGTCTTTATGTAAGGAACTGAACGTTGAAAACTCTGTTCAATTTGTAGGTTCGAAATTCGGCGCAGAAAAAGAGCGCGCGTTTTCCGAGGCTAATGCGTTCATTCTGCCTTCCTTCAGTGAAGGACTTCCTATGGTGGTATTAGAAGCCTGGGCCCATCGGCTTCCAGTTCTCATGACACCCCAGTGCAATATACCCGCGGGTTTTGAGAGAGGCGCAGCGATTGAGATCAGTTCCGATGTGGAGGGGATCGCGGCTGGTCTCAAGACTTTGATGTCAAGAAGCGATGCCCAGCGAGAGCGTATGGGAGAGTCTGGGATGCAGCTAGTGCGGGCATCCTTTGGGTGGCCTTCTGTGGTGGAGAAGATGTACTCGGTTTATCAGTGGATTCTTAAAAAGGATCGGATGCCTGATTGTGTCTACTCGAGCTAATTCTGATGTTTGTATTCAGGTGGACTTATCGCACTGCCCGAGTCCGCATCCCTTCTCCAACAAAGTGGGAAGGGTTTTATGGCGAGTCGTGTGGCTCTTTCTCTTTCGGCCCAGTCCCAGGGTGTGTCATGGATGGAGACGAATGCTACTGAGGCTCTTTGGCGCACAGGTAGGACACAAGGCCCGCCCTTACCCATCGGCGGTCATTTGGGCACCGTGGAATCTGGAGATGGGCGATCATAGTTGCTTGGGAGACTATGTCGACTGCTATTCCGTCGACAAGATCCGTCTGGGCGCCCACGCTACTGTCAGTCAATACAGTTATCTTTGCTCTGCCAGTCACAATTATGCTGATCCCACCATGCCGCTCATTACCGCTCCGATTACGATTGCGCAGAGTGCCTGGGTTGCAGCTGACGTATTCATCGGACCGGGAGTGACAATCGGTGAAGGCGCCGTCGTTGGGGCAAGGTCAAGCGTCTTTAAGAACGTGGCACCTTGGATGGTGGTGGCTGGCAATTCTGCCCGGGTGATCAAGTCCAGAACATTAGACGCTCACAGCGATCAGTCCAGGAAACACTCGACGTCATGAACGTCATAGCGCCGTAGAAGTAACGCCATCCCTTCATGCGCGCGGAATACATGAAACTAGTCTTCGTCAATCGCTTCTTCTATCCGGACCATTCCGCCACAAGCCAGCTATTGACCGACTTGGCCCTGCACTTAGCCAAATCCGGAAGAGCTGTGTTCGTCGTCACGGGGAGGCAAGTCTATGACGATCCGACTGTGGCACTCCCTGCAAGGTCAACCATCCAAGGGGTCGAGATCCTACGTGTCTGGACCAGCCGTTTCGGGCGAGGTCGACTCTGGGGGCGAGCGATCGACTATGGCACGTTTTACCTGAGCGCACTCTGGTGCCTTCTGAAACATGTCCGCCCGGGTGATGTCATCATCGCCAAAACCGACCCGCCCCTCATTTCGGTCCTCGCCGCCGTTGTGAGCAAAGTCAGAGGCGCAGTCTTGATCAACTGGATTCAAGATCTCTTTCCCGAAGTCGCGTCCGCCCTAGCGGTGCAGGGAGCCGGATGGTTGGAACAACCACTCCGCAACCTGAGAAATCGATCTCTGCGAGCAGCCCGGTGTAATGTCGTGATCGGCGAAGGCATGGCGAATAAACTGCGGGATGAGGGTCTTCCACCGAACGCCATACGCGTCATTCACAATTGGGCCGATGGCCTGGCGATTCGACCAGTCGAGCGGGAGAAGAATGACCTGAGGATCGCGTGGGGACTGCAAAACAAATTCGTGGTCGGCTACTCCGGCAACTTCGGAAGGGCTCACGAGTTCGAGACGATCCTGTCGGCGGCAGGATTGCTGCGCGTGGAACACCATATCGCATTCCTTTTCATCGGAGCCGGGGCTCAACTGGAGTGGATGAAGCAGGAAGTGGAAAAGAGGAATCTGAAAAATGTCTTCTTCAAACCCTATCAGCCGCGAGATCGGCTTGCTGTCAGTCTCAGCGTCCCGGACATCCATCTGATTTCCTTGCAGCCTGCGTTGGAAGGGCTCATCGTCCCAAGCAAGTTTTACGGCATTGCTGCAGCCGGTAGACCGATGCTCTATATCGGCGCTGGAGATGGAGAGATCCCAAGAATACTACGAAGTGCGCAATGCGGTTTTTCTGTGGAGATTAACCAGGCACAACAGGCAGCCTCGGTCATCCGCGAGGTGGCTCACGACGAGGATGCTTGCAGCTCGCTAGGCCATCGGGCACGCAGGCTCTTCGACCAACGATTCGAGAGGAGTTTTGCGGAGAAAGCATGGGAAAACGTAATGACGGAAGCCATAACGAAGAGAGACACGTGGTGATTGATCGCTGAGCGCCATGTGGAGGAGAACGATGATCATGAACAAAAGTGCAAGGTTGACCCTCGTCGCAGTCGGGTTGTGTTGCATGGCGGCACAATCAATTTTTGATACCACCTTCAATACGTCCACCGCACAGGCGCAGACCTTGCCGGATCCCAAGCCCTTTGTAGTATTTGACGGAACTTTGTACACAGAGAAGCCGGACTTATCGGTTTCTGGGATTCAGCCCATCACGATAGTTTACGCTGGAAAATTCGGGCAGGATTGGCTCAAACAGTCTGACCGTCTGCCTGATGGGGAAGCCGTGCAACGAGTTGCCCGCGAGGCGCAAGGAAAACCCGGTCCCGTGGTGATCGATATTGAACATTGGCCCCTGAAGGGAGACTCCAGCCAGGTTCAGAGCAGCCTATCGAAGTACATGACGGTCCTCCAGCGGTTCAAGGAGGCGGCTCCCGGACTAGCCGTGGGCTACTATGGAGCGCCGCCCTTGCGCGACTACTGGAGAGCAATCAGCCCATCGTCCAGCAAGGACTGGCAATCCTACTCAGGGGACAATGATCGCCTTCAACCCCTTGCACGAGCGGTAGACATCCTCTTTCCTTCGCTCTACACCTTCTATACCGATCAAGGTGGATGGGTGCGATTTGCCCATGCGCAAATCGCAGAGGCTCGACGCTATGGAAACGGCAAGCCGGTCTTTGTATTTTTATGGCCTCAATACCACGACTCCAACCGCAAGCTCGCAGGAACCTATCTGCCGGCTGATTACTGGAGGCTAGAATTGGAAACAGCGAAACAATACGCAGACGGGATTATTCTTTGGGGCGGGTGGGGGACCAATAATCGTCCCATAAAATGGGATGACGATGCCGCCTGGTGGAAGGTGACGAAGGATTTTATGAAGACGATCGGCGCGCCTCCTCGGCCAGCCGAGAGAGACGTCAAATAACCTCGCACCCTCGTGACACGATCTGAGCACCGCGATATGCCGCTAGTGATCAGCGAGTCAATGATCCAGTGCTCGCAGACGATGCTCTATTTGCACCAGGTGCGGCTATGACTCAAGGAAGGAACTGATGCATATCGAAAAATAGAGAGTAGGGCAGTGAATCCTGTTAGCCGCACAAATGTGAACCGTTTCTGGTAATCGACCGCTAACAGCTGTTGCACGATTAGTTTCCGCACCTCCGTTACTGTGGCTCTCCACAGTTCCTTCTTGTGTTGTGCATTTCAGTTATCACCCTCAACCTTAGTTGATCACCTTGAGGACAGACCCCTAGGTCATGTCGCAAGGTGATCCAACATGGACAACGCGACTCAGCGCACAGA from Nitrospira sp. encodes:
- a CDS encoding FkbM family methyltransferase, with translation MKWDEYRLQFNRDKSHHLHQKLGSRYGGWYVPANLLDAQSICYCIGAGEDVSFDIELINKFRCHVYTFDPTPRAQRHVEGLRQSIQVRKVHTVEYSPSESYRCDSITLANLHFFPYGIWREGGVMRFYVPRDSAHVSHSLVNLQGTTDYFEAECRTLKTVMQELKHDALTLLKLDVEGAEYGILDSMLADNIFPRIICVEFDEGRNAKDKDYRRRIQEVINKLKRVGYLATFFDGWNVTFVAEHRSNTPHAEPSVIAAGK
- a CDS encoding glycosyltransferase, coding for MKIGVLLHSASNKAGGIFGATLGQYKALYQYCDVKPKIFGLHDELIERDRLQWEPLPLTISRITGPRSFGYAPELVSVMQRADLDLLHVHGLWTYPALASSIWAQRESKPYLTSIHGMLDSWAINNSRWKKRLAGWWYQNKHLQNASCLQALTGSEADSIRALGLRNPICLIPLGIDVPEITSSTIEQTCSQNVLLYLGRLHPKKGLHNLIHAWQMVHSKKQLGAEPWILRIAGWGEGTYEMTLRSLCKELNVENSVQFVGSKFGAEKERAFSEANAFILPSFSEGLPMVVLEAWAHRLPVLMTPQCNIPAGFERGAAIEISSDVEGIAAGLKTLMSRSDAQRERMGESGMQLVRASFGWPSVVEKMYSVYQWILKKDRMPDCVYSS
- a CDS encoding glycosyltransferase family 4 protein translates to MKLVFVNRFFYPDHSATSQLLTDLALHLAKSGRAVFVVTGRQVYDDPTVALPARSTIQGVEILRVWTSRFGRGRLWGRAIDYGTFYLSALWCLLKHVRPGDVIIAKTDPPLISVLAAVVSKVRGAVLINWIQDLFPEVASALAVQGAGWLEQPLRNLRNRSLRAARCNVVIGEGMANKLRDEGLPPNAIRVIHNWADGLAIRPVEREKNDLRIAWGLQNKFVVGYSGNFGRAHEFETILSAAGLLRVEHHIAFLFIGAGAQLEWMKQEVEKRNLKNVFFKPYQPRDRLAVSLSVPDIHLISLQPALEGLIVPSKFYGIAAAGRPMLYIGAGDGEIPRILRSAQCGFSVEINQAQQAASVIREVAHDEDACSSLGHRARRLFDQRFERSFAEKAWENVMTEAITKRDTW